From a region of the Panicum virgatum strain AP13 chromosome 2K, P.virgatum_v5, whole genome shotgun sequence genome:
- the LOC120674817 gene encoding syn-copalyl diphosphate synthase, chloroplastic-like, whose product MLAFTTELLNVPLLRQLTPGVQQPRQPFLQLHPRRRPCGPALISKSPYSESGKAREQTVDGHFEQKDEPSEMASMVDAIRTALRSIGEGEITISAYDTAMVALLKNPDGGDAPLFPSTIDWIIQNQLPDGSWGDEAFFMIRDRIISTLACVVALKTWNIHADKCERGQLFIKENMWRLAHEEEDWMLVGFEIALPSLLDMAKDLDIDIPYNEPALEAIYAERKRKLAKIPRDVLHAMPTTLLHSLEGMVDLDWEKLLKLRCLDGSFHCSPASTATAFKETGDKKCFEYLDGMVQKFNGGVPCIYPLDVYERLWAVDRLTRLGISRHFTSEIEDCLDFIYRNWTPEGLAHTKNCPVKDIDDTAMGVRLLRLHGYQVDPCVLKHFEKDGKFFCLHGESNPSSVTPMYNTYRVAQLKFPGDDDVLRRAEVFCREFLIERRGSNRMKDKWAIAKDIPGEVEYAIDFPWKASLPRIETRMYLDQYGGSGDVWIGKVLHRMTLFCNDLYLKTAKADFCNFQRNCRMEWNGLREWYFRSNLEKYGGTPKSALTAYFLASANIFEPKRAAERLGWARTAVLAAAVSSHLRRIGGAKNSTEDLEDLINLVPFEGGASASLRDAWKQWLMSWTAKGSRQGSIEGDTALLLVRTIEIFSGRHVSTEQKLSLWEYCQLEQLTSSICSKLSRRVLAQNGKTIENTEDLDRQVDLEMEELAQRVLQGSSALNKETRETFLHVVKSFCYVAHCPPEKIDNHIDKVIFQDVV is encoded by the exons ATGCTGGCGTTTACTACAGAACTCCTGAATGTTCCCTTGCTTCGCCAGCTGACGCCCGGCGTGCAACAGCCACGGCAGCCTTTCCTACAGctgcaccctcgccgtcgaccATGTG GGCCCGCGCTAATAAGCAAATCGCCATACTCGGAGTCAGGAAAAGCCCGGGAACAGACAGTTGATGGACATTTTGAACAAAAG GATGAACCAAGCGAAATGGCAAGCATGGTTGATGCCATCAGAACAGCATTGAGGTCGATCGGAGAGGGTGAGATTACCATTTCAGCCTATGACACGGCAATGGTAGCCCTTCTCAAGAACCCAGATGGGGGTGATGCGCCACTGTTCCCATCGACCATTGACTGGATCATCCAGAATCAGCTACCCGATGGTTCATGGGGCGATGAAGCCTTCTTCATGATCAGAGACAGGATCATCAGCACCCTAGCATGTGTTGTGGCATTGAAGACTTGGAACATCCATGCCGACAAATGCGAGAGAG GTCAGTTATTTATCAAAGAAAATATGTGGAGGTTGGCACATGAGGAAGAGGACTGGATGCTAGTCGGATTCGAGATTGCCTTGCCCTCACTCCTAGACATGGCCAAGGATCTTGACATTGACATCCCTTACAACGAGCCAGCCCTGGAAGCAATATAtgcagaaagaaaaagaaaacttgCCAA GATTCCGAGGGATGTACTACACGCTATGCCAACGACTCTGCTACACAGCTTAGAGGGAATGGTAGACTTGGACTGGGAAAAGCTCCTTAAGCTCCGGTGTCTCGATGGATCCTTTCATTGTTCACCTGCTTCAACAGCTACTGCTTTCAAGGAAACAGGAGACAAGAAATGCTTCGAGTACCTTGATGGAATGGTCCAAAAATTTAATGGCGGAG TGCCATGTATCTACCCTTTGGATGTGTATGAACGCTTATGGGCTGTTGATCGGTTGACAAGGTTGGGCATATCAAGGCACTTCACAAGCGAAATTGAGGATTGCTTAGACTTTATTTACAG GAATTGGACTCCCGAGGGATTAGCTCATACAAAGAACTGCCCGGTAAAGGATATCGATGACACAGCCATGGGTGTTCGTCTCCTCCGACTTCATGGCTACCAAGTCGACCCAT GTGTGTTGAAACACTTCGAGAAGGACGGCAAGTTCTTCTGCTTgcacggggagtcgaacccatCTTCTGTCACCCCCATGTACAATACTTATCGGGTTGCCCAGCTCAAATTTCCTGGCGATGACGACGTCCTTCGGCGGGCTGAGGTATTTTGCCGTGAATTCCTCATTGAGAGGAGAGGCTCTAACAGGATGAAGGACAAATGGGCAATCGCAAAGGACATACCAGGGGAG GTCGAATATGCCATTGACTTCCCATGGAAAGCAAGCTTGCCACGAATTGAAACGAGGATGTACTTGGATCAATATGGAGGTAGTGGTGATGTCTGGATCGGGAAGGTTCTCCACAG GATGACTCTCTTCTGCAATGATCTTTATCTCAAGACAGCCAAAGCTGACTTCTGTAATTTCCAAAGAAACTGCCGAATGGAGTGGAATGGTCTTAGAGA GTGGTATTTCAGGAGTAATCTTGAGAAGTATGGTGGGACCCCAAAGAGTGCATTGACAGCTTACTTCTTAGCTTCCGCGAATATATTCGAGCCAAAGCGAGCTGCGGAACGTCTTGGATGGGCCCGCACAGCAGTGCTTGCTGCGGCCGTCTCCTCGCACTTGCGGAGAATTGG GGGAGCAAAGAATTCGACCGAGGACCTTGAAGATCTTATCAACCTTGTTCCATTCGAAGGCGGTGCTTCTGCCAGTCTTCGTGATGCG TGGAAGCAGTGGCTCATGTCATGGACTGCAAAGGGGAGCCGGCAGGGATCAATTGAAGGGGATACAGCACTGTTGTTAGTTCGGACCATCGAAATTTTCTCAGGAAGGCATGTTTCGACCGAGCAAAAGCTCAGCCTCTGGGAGTATTGTCAGCTCGAGCAGCTCACCTCCTCCATCTGCTCCAAACTTTCGAGGAGGGTTCTTGCTCAG AATGGAAAAACTATCGAGAACACTGAGGACCTAGACCGGCAAGTGGATTTGGAGATGGAAGAATTGGCTCAGCGTGTTCTCCAGGGCAGCAGCGCACTCAACAAAGAGACTAGGGAGACATTTCTCCATGTGGTGAAGAGCTTCTGCTACGTTGCCCATTGCCCTCCTGAAAAAATTGATAACCACATCGATAAGGTCATATTCCAGGATGTCGTTTAG
- the LOC120674807 gene encoding cytochrome P450 99A2-like, which translates to MEMELSPATLLFVFLISLPILVTLLRRKSTPTSNKRRPPGPWNFPLIGSLYHFIKSHPPVVLRELAKKYGPVMFLRMGQIDTVVISSPAAAQEVLREKDVIFASRPSIVASEVFTYGNLDVGFSPYGAYWRTLRKLCTVELLSAKMVRQFAPIRDNETLSLIRNIQAAGRGGEPVTNLASLLLACSNSITAKAAFGQVCSKELRDKFLRSIAVAMSFSGGFTVGDVFPSLRFIDVVTGLRRSMWRARHQLDDVFDKIIAGCEAQRGDDLLSVLLRIRDKGELEFPIGTTNVKAILLDMFIGGTETTSSAAEWIITELMRNPDVMAKAQAEVRRVFDKVSPQDHEAKMDELHYIKMVIKESMRLNPVVPLLVPHFCQETCEVGGFQVTKGTRVMVNAWAMARSPEYWHDAEKFRPERFEDGMLDFKGSRFEYLPFGAGRRRCPGDTFGLAVLELIVARLLYYIDWSLPAGMQPDDIDMEMIVAATTRRKNPLQLVVSPYKVVPMQG; encoded by the exons ATGGAGATGGAGCTAAGTCCAGCAACGctcctcttcgtcttcctcaTTTCCCTGCCGATTCTTGTGACCCTGCTGCGCCGCAAATCAACTCCGACCTCCAACAAGAGGCGGCCTCCAGGCCCGTGGAACTTCCCCTTGATTGGAAGCCTCTACCACTTCATCAAGTCGCATCCGCCGGTCGTCCTCCGGGAGCTGGCCAAGAAGTATGGCCCTGTGATGTTCCTCCGGATGGGCCAGATCGACACTGTCGTGatatcctcgccggcggcggcgcaggaggttCTCCGCGAGAAGGATGTCATCTTCGCTTCGAGGCCGAGCATCGTGGCTTCGGAGGTCTTCACCTACGGAAACCTCGATGTCGGCTTCTCGCCATATGGCGCCTATTGGCGGACGCTGCGCAAGCTCTGCACGGTGGAGCTCCTCAGTGCAAAGATGGTGCGGCAGTTCGCACCCATCAGGGATAACGAGACGTTGTCCCTCATCAGAAATATCCAAGCTGCTGGCCGAGGTGGTGAACCGGTGACCAATCTCGCGAGTCTGCTGCTAGCCTGCTCGAACTCGATCACGGCAAAGGCGGCCTTCGGCCAGGTTTGCAGCAAGGAGCTCCGGGACAAGTTCTTGAGGTCAATTGCTGTCGCAATGAGCTTCAGCGGAGGCTTCACCGTCGGGGATGTCTTTCCATCCCTGCGCTTCATTGATGTCGTCACTGGGCTGAGGCGAAGCATGTGGCGAGCACGCCATCAGCTGGACGACGTCTTTGACAAGATCATTGCTGGATGTGAGGCGCAGCGAGGTGATGACCTGTTGAGCGTCCTCCTCCGGATCAGGGACAAGGGGGAGCTGGAATTCCCCATCGGCACAACAAACGTTAAGGCAATTTTATTG GATATGTTCATTGGAGGGACGGAGACGACGTCGTCAGCTGCAGAGTGGATCATCACAGAACTCATGAGAAACCCAGATGTGATGGCCAAGGCACAGGCCGAGGTGCGACGAGTATTCGATAAAGTGAGCCCACAAGACCATGAAGCCAAGATGGACGAGCTGCACTACATTAAAATGGTGATCAAGGAGAGCATGAGGCTGAACCCAGTGGTGCCATTGCTGGTTCCCCATTTCTGTCAGGAGACTTGCGAGGTAGGTGGGTTCCAAGTCACGAAGGGCACTAGGGTCATGGTCAACGCGTGGGCTATGGCAAGGAGCCCTGAGTATTGGCATGACGCAGAGAAGTTTAGGCCGGAGAGGTTTGAGGATGGCATGCTTGACTTCAAAGGCTCTCGCTTTGAGTACTTGCCATTTGGGGCAGGGAGGAGAAGGTGCCCTGGTGATACTTTCGGGTTGGCTGTGTTAGAGCTCATTGTTGCACGCCTTCTCTACTACATCGACTGGAGCCTCCCAGCAGGAATGCAGCCCGATGACATTGACATGGAAATGATCGTTGCTGCAACAACTAGGAGAAAGAACCCGCTGCAGCTGGTGGTATCACCATATAAGGTGGTTCCCATGCAAGGCTGA